A stretch of the Pseudomonas cavernicola genome encodes the following:
- the adeC gene encoding AdeC/AdeK/OprM family multidrug efflux complex outer membrane factor, giving the protein MKKSLLSMAVAAFVLGGCSLIPEYRQPAAPIASDWPQGAGYPAAAEVAGVSAAEQGWREFFHDATLQQLIQVALENNRDLRVAALNIDAFQAQYRIQRSNLFPAVSADAGAKRQRLPAEVSQTGESTSSQYSATLGISAWELDLFGRLRSLSEQALEQYFATEQARRSTQISLVASVANAYLAWQADQSLLLLTQDTLKAYEDSYALTVRSNQVGVASALTLSQARTSVESARVNLNRYQRLVAQDRNALQLLLGHALPDSLPSTPNLATGLISELPAGLPSELLQRRPDILEAEHQLKAANANIGAARAAFFPSISLTANAGSLSSDLSGLFKGGSGTWLFQPQISLPVFNAGNLRANLDLAKIQKNIQVAQYEKSIQTAFQEVADGLTARETYREQLNAQRDLVSANADYYRLAEKRYRTGIDSNLTFLDAQRSLYSAQQALITDRLAQLTSEVDLYKSLGGGWLEQNTASATPGAPKS; this is encoded by the coding sequence ATGAAAAAGTCCCTGTTGTCCATGGCGGTAGCCGCCTTTGTTCTCGGCGGTTGCTCGTTGATCCCCGAGTACCGACAGCCGGCCGCGCCGATTGCCAGCGATTGGCCACAAGGTGCAGGCTACCCGGCCGCTGCCGAGGTGGCTGGGGTATCCGCCGCCGAACAAGGCTGGCGCGAGTTTTTCCACGACGCGACTCTGCAACAGCTGATTCAGGTGGCCTTGGAGAACAACCGCGACCTGCGGGTGGCGGCGTTGAATATCGACGCGTTCCAGGCGCAATACCGCATCCAGCGCTCCAACCTGTTCCCGGCGGTCAGCGCGGATGCCGGCGCGAAACGCCAGCGCCTGCCTGCCGAGGTTTCGCAGACGGGCGAGTCGACCAGCAGCCAGTATTCGGCCACCCTCGGCATCAGTGCCTGGGAGCTGGACCTGTTCGGTCGCCTGCGCAGCCTCAGTGAACAGGCGCTGGAGCAATACTTCGCCACCGAGCAGGCGCGCCGCAGCACGCAGATCAGCCTGGTCGCCAGCGTCGCGAATGCCTATCTGGCCTGGCAAGCGGATCAGTCCCTGCTACTGCTGACCCAAGACACTCTGAAAGCTTACGAAGATAGCTACGCGCTAACGGTACGCAGCAATCAGGTCGGGGTGGCCTCGGCCCTGACCCTGAGTCAGGCCCGCACTTCGGTAGAGAGTGCCCGGGTCAACCTGAACCGCTATCAACGCCTGGTCGCCCAGGATCGCAACGCCCTGCAACTGCTGCTCGGCCATGCCCTGCCGGACAGCCTGCCGAGCACTCCGAACCTCGCTACAGGGCTGATCAGCGAGCTACCGGCGGGCCTGCCTTCCGAGCTGCTGCAACGCCGCCCTGACATCCTCGAAGCGGAGCATCAGCTGAAGGCCGCCAACGCCAACATCGGTGCTGCGCGCGCGGCGTTCTTCCCCAGCATCAGCCTGACCGCGAATGCCGGCAGCCTCAGCTCCGATCTATCCGGGCTGTTCAAGGGCGGCTCCGGGACTTGGTTGTTCCAGCCGCAGATCAGCCTGCCGGTCTTCAACGCCGGCAACCTGCGCGCTAACCTCGACCTTGCCAAGATTCAGAAGAACATTCAGGTCGCACAGTACGAGAAGAGCATCCAGACCGCCTTTCAGGAGGTCGCCGACGGCCTGACGGCACGCGAAACCTACCGTGAGCAGTTGAACGCGCAACGTGATCTGGTCAGCGCCAACGCGGACTACTATCGCCTGGCAGAAAAACGCTACCGCACCGGGATCGACAGCAACCTGACTTTCCTCGACGCCCAACGCTCGCTGTACAGCGCTCAGCAAGCGTTGATCACCGATCGGTTGGCGCAGCTGACCAGTGAGGTGGATCTGTACAAGTCGCTAGGCGGTGGCTGGCTGGAGCAAAACACTGCCTCGGCGACACCTGGTGCGCCGAAATCCTGA
- a CDS encoding HPP family protein, which produces MNGVKAWLKSFWPAPVSASKLERFYGCAGAFIGLLCTEWLCRHVLGESSPWLIAPLGASAVLLFAVPSSPLAQPWSIVGGNLISALIGVACATWLGHSGLAAGLAGGLAIAAMFLLRCLHPPGGAVALTAVLGGAGITELGYQFVLYPVALNSILLLAVALLFNNVLRSRYPHRHVEHASIHKTADPLPRDRLGFTREDLDAVLEARGELLDISGDDLEEVLLATEQQAYRRRFGEIRCADIMSRDVVSVGPETSLPQAWSLLQKHRLSTLPVVTDNAQLVGILSVHDLVRLERSPAANPQAVEVVREVMTHKVRTGRPGWPITDLVQMLSDSGLHHVPIVDEHNVLHGMVTQSDVIAALFTVALNRTDA; this is translated from the coding sequence GTGAACGGTGTAAAGGCATGGTTGAAGTCGTTCTGGCCTGCCCCGGTCTCAGCCAGCAAACTCGAACGGTTCTACGGCTGTGCCGGTGCATTCATCGGCTTGCTCTGCACCGAGTGGCTTTGCCGGCACGTTCTGGGTGAGTCGAGCCCGTGGCTGATTGCGCCGCTGGGCGCTTCCGCGGTGTTGCTGTTCGCGGTGCCGTCCAGCCCATTGGCACAGCCTTGGTCGATTGTCGGCGGCAACCTCATCTCGGCATTGATTGGGGTGGCCTGCGCGACATGGCTTGGGCATTCCGGTTTGGCGGCGGGCCTGGCGGGTGGTCTGGCCATCGCCGCGATGTTCTTGCTGCGTTGCCTGCATCCACCGGGCGGAGCCGTCGCCTTGACGGCCGTGCTAGGGGGCGCGGGGATTACCGAGCTGGGTTACCAGTTCGTGCTGTACCCGGTTGCGCTCAATTCGATTCTGCTGCTGGCGGTGGCGTTGCTGTTCAATAACGTCTTGCGCTCACGCTATCCACATCGCCATGTCGAACACGCGAGTATCCACAAAACTGCGGATCCGCTGCCGCGAGATCGGCTGGGCTTCACCCGTGAAGATCTCGATGCGGTGCTCGAGGCGCGTGGTGAGCTGCTCGATATCAGCGGCGATGATCTGGAAGAAGTCCTCTTGGCCACTGAGCAGCAGGCGTATCGCCGGCGCTTCGGTGAGATTCGCTGTGCGGACATCATGTCGAGGGATGTGGTCTCGGTCGGGCCTGAGACGTCTTTGCCGCAGGCTTGGTCGCTGTTGCAGAAGCATCGGCTGAGCACGTTGCCGGTAGTGACGGACAACGCGCAGTTAGTCGGCATCCTGTCCGTGCATGATCTGGTCAGGCTGGAGCGCTCGCCTGCGGCCAACCCCCAAGCGGTTGAGGTGGTACGTGAGGTGATGACGCACAAGGTGCGTACGGGGCGGCCCGGATGGCCAATCACCGATCTGGTGCAGATGCTTTCAGACAGTGGTTTGCACCACGTCCCGATTGTGGATGAACACAATGTTCTGCACGGGATGGTGACTCAGTCGGATGTGATTGCGGCGTTGTTCACGGTGGCCCTCAACCGTACTGATGCTTGA
- a CDS encoding aspartate aminotransferase family protein, protein MSKQVSNPQTLEWQALSNDHHLAPFSDYKQLKEKGPRIITKADGVYLWDSEGNKILDGMAGLWCVAVGYGRDELAEAASKQMKELPFYNTFFMTAHPPVLELAKVIADIAPVGMNHVFFTGSGSEGNDTMLRMVRHYWAIKGQPQKKVIIGRINGYHGSTVAGASLGGMQGMHDQGGLIPDIVHIPQPYWFGEGGDMTPDEFGIWAAEQLEKKILEVGEDRVAAFIAEPIQGAGGVIIPPDSYWPKIREILAKYDILFVADEVICGFGRTGEWFGSDYYGNSPDLMTIAKGLTSGYIPMGGLIVSDKVADVLNEGGDFNHGFTYSGHPVAAAVALENIRILREEKILERVREETAPYLQKRLRELADHPLVGEVRGVGLLGAIELVKNKQTRERFEGKGVGMICRGHCFDNGLIMRAVGDTMIISPPLVISKAEIDELVAKARKCLDLTARAVLG, encoded by the coding sequence ATGAGCAAGCAAGTCAGCAACCCACAGACGCTCGAGTGGCAAGCACTGAGCAATGACCACCACCTGGCGCCCTTTAGCGATTACAAACAGCTGAAGGAGAAGGGCCCGCGGATTATTACCAAGGCCGATGGCGTGTACCTGTGGGACAGCGAGGGCAACAAGATCCTCGACGGCATGGCCGGGCTCTGGTGCGTGGCGGTGGGGTATGGTCGTGATGAGTTGGCAGAGGCTGCCAGCAAGCAGATGAAAGAGTTGCCCTTCTACAACACCTTCTTCATGACCGCGCACCCGCCGGTGCTCGAACTCGCCAAGGTGATTGCCGATATCGCGCCGGTTGGCATGAACCATGTGTTCTTCACCGGCTCCGGCTCGGAAGGCAACGACACCATGCTGCGCATGGTTCGCCATTACTGGGCGATCAAAGGCCAGCCGCAGAAGAAAGTCATCATCGGTCGCATCAATGGTTATCACGGCTCCACCGTGGCCGGCGCCAGCCTGGGTGGGATGCAGGGGATGCACGATCAAGGCGGTCTGATACCCGATATCGTGCACATCCCGCAGCCGTACTGGTTCGGTGAAGGCGGCGACATGACGCCGGACGAGTTCGGCATCTGGGCCGCCGAGCAACTGGAGAAGAAAATCCTCGAAGTCGGCGAAGACCGGGTCGCGGCCTTCATTGCCGAGCCGATCCAGGGCGCCGGCGGCGTGATCATTCCGCCAGACAGCTACTGGCCGAAAATCCGCGAGATCCTCGCCAAGTACGACATCCTGTTCGTCGCCGACGAAGTGATCTGTGGCTTCGGCCGCACCGGCGAATGGTTCGGCAGCGACTACTACGGCAACAGCCCGGATCTGATGACCATTGCCAAGGGTCTGACCTCCGGCTACATCCCCATGGGCGGGCTGATCGTCAGCGACAAGGTCGCCGACGTGCTGAACGAGGGCGGCGACTTCAACCACGGCTTTACCTACTCCGGGCACCCGGTGGCGGCGGCGGTGGCGCTGGAAAATATCCGCATCCTGCGCGAAGAGAAGATTCTCGAGCGCGTGCGTGAAGAAACGGCACCCTATCTGCAAAAGCGTCTGCGTGAGCTGGCGGATCATCCGCTGGTGGGCGAAGTGCGTGGCGTCGGCCTGCTCGGTGCGATCGAACTGGTGAAGAACAAGCAGACCCGCGAGCGTTTCGAGGGCAAGGGCGTCGGCATGATCTGTCGCGGTCACTGCTTCGATAACGGGCTGATCATGCGCGCAGTCGGCGACACCATGATCATTTCGCCGCCGCTGGTGATCAGCAAAGCCGAAATCGACGAACTGGTGGCCAAGGCGCGTAAGTGCCTGGATCTCACCGCCAGAGCAGTGCTGGGTTGA
- a CDS encoding glutamine synthetase family protein: protein MNAACSDLLAEVRAFRQRYPEVRYVDLISLDIPGHFYGKRYPVEMLEKVAAGSALKLPQNCVLLGVQGGLFKIGDYCFNDGDPDARRRLVPGTLKPVSWEAQPLGQMLITSDGTEAPIVFEPREVLAQVLARLRSKGIHPVVAFELEFYLFDKQLRDGQPQFPRDLLTDDADDQPNMHIERLSRFSPVLDEMVEVARAQGIDTTVITAELGPGQFEINFGHLDDGLRAADWAALFCRSTRGVALKHGYRASFMAKPYLQHPGSGMHVHVSLYDAAGNNLLAANQQQALRHAVAGCLELLPHCMPIFAPNQNALRRFGGTVNAATRASWGFEDRDACVRIPESDPQNLRIEHRLAGADANPYLVLAAILVGLEEGLAAGREPIAALNEDRSSGIDFPLEMLEAVRAMQHQPQLREGLGAEFVDVYCENKRQDHLAFMQEISAREYRWYL from the coding sequence ATGAATGCTGCCTGCTCTGATCTGCTGGCTGAGGTTCGTGCTTTTCGCCAGCGCTACCCCGAGGTGCGCTACGTTGACCTGATTTCCCTGGATATTCCCGGGCATTTCTATGGCAAGCGCTATCCGGTGGAGATGCTTGAGAAGGTGGCCGCTGGCAGTGCCCTCAAACTGCCGCAGAACTGCGTGCTGCTGGGCGTGCAAGGCGGGCTGTTCAAAATTGGCGACTACTGCTTCAACGACGGCGACCCGGATGCCCGTCGCCGCCTGGTGCCCGGTACGCTCAAACCGGTGAGCTGGGAAGCACAGCCGCTGGGGCAGATGCTGATTACCTCGGATGGCACCGAGGCACCGATCGTCTTCGAACCGCGCGAAGTGTTGGCGCAGGTGCTGGCCCGCTTGCGCAGCAAAGGCATCCACCCGGTGGTGGCCTTCGAACTGGAGTTCTACCTGTTCGATAAACAGCTGCGCGATGGCCAGCCGCAGTTCCCCCGCGATCTGCTGACCGATGATGCCGATGATCAGCCGAATATGCACATCGAGCGGCTGTCGCGCTTCTCCCCGGTGCTCGATGAAATGGTCGAGGTCGCGCGGGCTCAAGGTATCGATACCACGGTGATCACCGCCGAACTCGGCCCTGGCCAGTTCGAGATCAATTTCGGTCACCTCGATGACGGCCTGCGTGCCGCCGACTGGGCTGCCCTGTTCTGCCGCAGTACCCGTGGTGTGGCCCTCAAGCACGGCTACCGCGCCAGCTTTATGGCTAAGCCTTACCTGCAGCACCCGGGCAGCGGCATGCACGTGCATGTCAGCCTCTACGACGCGGCGGGTAACAACCTGCTGGCGGCGAACCAGCAGCAGGCGCTGCGCCATGCAGTGGCCGGTTGCCTGGAGCTGCTGCCACATTGCATGCCGATCTTCGCGCCAAACCAGAACGCTTTGCGCCGTTTTGGCGGCACGGTGAACGCGGCGACGCGGGCCAGCTGGGGCTTCGAGGATCGCGATGCCTGCGTGCGGATTCCCGAGTCGGACCCGCAGAATCTACGGATCGAACATCGCCTGGCCGGCGCCGATGCCAACCCTTATCTCGTCCTGGCGGCGATTCTGGTCGGTCTGGAAGAGGGCTTGGCCGCCGGCCGCGAGCCGATCGCAGCGCTCAACGAAGACCGCAGCAGTGGCATCGATTTCCCGCTGGAAATGCTTGAAGCGGTGCGCGCCATGCAGCACCAGCCACAGCTGCGCGAGGGCCTGGGCGCTGAGTTTGTCGATGTCTACTGCGAGAACAAGCGTCAGGACCATCTGGCCTTCATGCAAGAGATCAGTGCGCGCGAATACCGCTGGTATCTGTAA
- a CDS encoding helix-turn-helix domain-containing protein, translated as MNKQEEIAALAILIHDLRKHKKYTLKELADKIGRSVGFLSQVERGLSRPTVADLTAISETLGVPTTYFYSLPKPKELPWVTRPDERRTLYFANGITDILVSPKMSATFSMLESQLEAGANSGERHLSDSSEQGGYVLEGELTLWLGDDDEPVTLYPGDSFQLASHTRCRYGNLTEQPTRVLWVYT; from the coding sequence ATGAACAAGCAAGAAGAAATCGCCGCTTTAGCGATCCTTATTCACGATCTGCGCAAGCATAAGAAATACACCCTGAAGGAGCTGGCAGACAAAATCGGCCGCTCGGTAGGTTTTCTCTCGCAAGTCGAGCGCGGTCTGTCGCGCCCCACGGTGGCGGATTTGACTGCGATCAGCGAAACCCTCGGTGTACCGACCACCTATTTCTATAGCTTGCCCAAACCCAAGGAATTGCCTTGGGTTACCCGGCCGGATGAGCGCCGCACACTGTATTTCGCCAACGGGATTACCGACATTTTGGTCTCGCCGAAGATGTCGGCCACCTTCTCCATGCTCGAAAGCCAATTGGAGGCCGGTGCCAACAGTGGCGAGCGGCACTTGAGCGACAGCTCCGAGCAGGGCGGCTATGTCTTGGAAGGGGAGTTGACGCTGTGGCTCGGGGATGACGACGAGCCGGTCACCTTGTACCCCGGTGACAGCTTTCAACTGGCCAGCCACACCCGTTGCCGCTACGGCAACCTCACCGAACAACCCACCCGGGTTCTCTGGGTTTACACCTGA
- a CDS encoding NAD(P)/FAD-dependent oxidoreductase, with product MFQQSTQHVASYYAHSCAERLSTRAALEGEQNTEVLIIGAGFSGLHTALRLALAGKRVTLLEASRVAWAASGRNGGQAILGWSCDMPPLEAALGYERARRLWDSMRWAAQELRELPARHDFDCDYRAGHLWTSVMPRRVSLLTEWQHEASHKWGHDGLRFIPRAELPQWVASERYQAGLFDPEGGHLNPLKLALGLAAAIENAGGCIHEQSKALSYREEGGQFVVTTERGRIRADELVLACNAYIDQLDPQLASRVLPVGTYQVATAPLTAEQATALLPSNVCVTDNQFVLDYFRRTPDNRLLFGGGCTYLGGMPKDIAAATRPYLQRVFPQLKGVELEFAWGGHIDLTLKRTPDIGRRGDLYWLQGYSGHGVLPTLAAARTVADAILGRPDDLALYQGLSNGRFPGGKHLAAPLEAIGKAWYRLRDSI from the coding sequence ATGTTTCAGCAATCCACCCAGCACGTCGCCAGCTATTACGCCCACAGTTGCGCAGAGCGCTTGTCGACTCGAGCGGCTCTGGAAGGCGAACAAAACACCGAGGTTCTGATCATCGGCGCCGGTTTCAGCGGCCTGCATACGGCTTTGCGCCTGGCCCTGGCCGGCAAGCGCGTGACGTTGCTGGAAGCCAGCCGAGTCGCCTGGGCAGCCTCGGGGCGCAATGGTGGTCAGGCGATTCTCGGTTGGTCCTGCGATATGCCGCCGCTGGAGGCAGCGCTTGGTTATGAACGGGCACGGCGGCTGTGGGACAGCATGCGCTGGGCTGCGCAGGAGTTGCGTGAGTTACCCGCGCGCCACGACTTTGATTGCGATTATCGGGCCGGCCACCTGTGGACTTCGGTGATGCCGCGCCGGGTAAGCCTCCTGACCGAATGGCAGCACGAGGCCAGCCACAAGTGGGGGCATGACGGCCTGCGGTTTATCCCGCGCGCAGAGTTGCCGCAGTGGGTCGCCAGCGAGCGCTATCAGGCAGGCCTGTTCGACCCCGAAGGCGGCCATCTCAATCCGCTGAAATTGGCGCTCGGTCTGGCCGCCGCCATTGAGAACGCCGGCGGGTGCATCCATGAGCAAAGCAAGGCGTTGAGCTACCGCGAAGAAGGCGGTCAATTCGTGGTGACAACCGAGCGCGGGCGCATCCGTGCGGATGAGCTGGTGCTGGCCTGCAATGCCTATATCGATCAGCTCGATCCGCAGTTGGCCAGTCGCGTGCTGCCGGTTGGCACCTATCAGGTGGCCACTGCGCCGTTGACGGCAGAGCAGGCGACGGCGCTGCTACCGAGCAATGTCTGTGTCACCGACAACCAGTTCGTCCTCGATTATTTCCGCCGCACGCCGGATAACCGCCTGTTGTTCGGCGGTGGCTGCACCTATCTGGGCGGCATGCCGAAGGATATCGCCGCGGCGACCCGGCCCTATCTGCAACGGGTCTTCCCGCAGCTCAAGGGCGTCGAGTTGGAGTTTGCCTGGGGTGGGCATATCGACCTCACCCTCAAGCGCACCCCGGACATCGGTCGGCGCGGCGACCTCTATTGGCTGCAGGGCTACTCCGGGCATGGCGTGCTACCGACCCTGGCTGCTGCCCGCACGGTGGCCGACGCGATTCTCGGCCGGCCGGATGATCTGGCCTTGTACCAAGGGCTGAGCAACGGCCGCTTCCCCGGTGGCAAACACCTGGCAGCCCCATTGGAGGCCATCGGCAAGGCCTGGTATCGGCTGCGCGATAGCATTTGA
- the csiR gene encoding DNA-binding transcriptional regulator CsiR yields MEALISRENSAVRGYDVLKRDIIRGVFKPGEKLLMSGLKERYGLGVGPLREALSQLVAERLVVAISQRGYRVAPMSLSELADIYDARANLEAMLLTLAIERGDDAWEAEILARAHTLTKVVEVRNAEEMLSLWDTRHKAFHSAIVAGCGSAHLLQARASLFDQAERYRHLWLQQTVFSEEALQAKRHEHAVLVEAILARDAERASRIMREHLLGPVPIITELMKTQGLAG; encoded by the coding sequence ATGGAAGCACTGATTTCCCGGGAAAATTCTGCTGTTCGCGGCTACGACGTGTTGAAGCGGGACATCATTCGCGGCGTGTTCAAGCCGGGTGAAAAGCTCTTGATGAGCGGCCTGAAGGAGCGCTACGGGCTGGGCGTAGGGCCGCTGCGCGAGGCGCTGTCACAGCTGGTGGCGGAGCGTTTGGTGGTTGCCATCAGCCAGCGCGGTTATCGGGTTGCACCGATGTCGCTGAGCGAGTTGGCGGACATCTATGATGCCCGGGCCAACCTCGAAGCTATGCTGCTGACGCTGGCGATCGAGCGCGGTGACGACGCCTGGGAGGCGGAGATTCTGGCGCGGGCGCATACCTTGACCAAGGTCGTGGAAGTCAGGAATGCCGAGGAGATGCTCAGTCTCTGGGATACCCGGCACAAGGCCTTCCACAGTGCAATTGTTGCCGGTTGCGGTTCGGCCCATCTGCTCCAGGCGCGCGCCTCTCTATTCGACCAGGCTGAGCGCTATCGCCATCTCTGGTTGCAGCAAACGGTGTTTTCCGAAGAAGCGCTGCAGGCCAAGCGGCACGAGCATGCCGTCCTGGTCGAGGCGATTCTGGCGCGTGATGCCGAGCGTGCCAGCCGCATCATGCGCGAGCATTTGCTCGGCCCCGTGCCGATCATCACTGAGCTGATGAAGACCCAGGGGCTTGCCGGCTAA
- the glaH gene encoding glutarate dioxygenase GlaH, which translates to MTTFVPLKDLVVPLPEDFKGFTLAPTEYSPRLLQLTFAKSTVEAFLAAMAEWPIQALEYKSFLRFRAAKLLDELCEGSLQPVLINTLVDRDTGGMLVTAEGLDAVEQADDMVKLATAVAHLFGRSNYDAMSGQYYARFVVENVDRSDSYLRQPHRVLELHTDGTFVEQDTDYVLMMKIDEKNMEGGNSLLLHLDDWEHLQTFSSHPLARREMRWTAPPSKKVDKDVFHAVFDNDNQGRPIISYIDQFVQPKNFEEGNWLTDLCEALETSQHKVSFSVPVGSFVLINNHFWLHGRDRFTAHPGLRRELMRQRGYFTHAKVLRNPRQ; encoded by the coding sequence ATGACTACTTTTGTCCCCCTCAAAGATCTTGTTGTGCCGCTGCCGGAAGACTTCAAGGGCTTCACCCTCGCCCCAACCGAGTACTCACCGCGCCTGCTGCAACTGACATTCGCCAAAAGCACGGTAGAGGCGTTTCTCGCCGCGATGGCCGAGTGGCCCATACAGGCGTTGGAATACAAATCCTTCCTGCGTTTCCGCGCCGCCAAGCTGCTGGATGAGTTGTGCGAGGGCAGCCTGCAGCCGGTTCTGATCAACACACTGGTCGATCGCGATACCGGCGGCATGTTGGTAACGGCGGAAGGACTGGACGCTGTCGAGCAGGCTGACGACATGGTGAAACTGGCGACGGCCGTGGCCCACCTGTTTGGCCGCTCCAACTACGATGCGATGAGCGGCCAGTACTACGCACGCTTCGTCGTGGAGAACGTTGACCGCTCCGACAGCTACCTGCGCCAGCCTCATCGGGTGTTGGAGCTGCACACCGACGGCACCTTCGTCGAGCAGGACACCGACTACGTGCTGATGATGAAGATCGACGAAAAGAACATGGAAGGCGGCAACTCCCTGCTCTTGCACCTGGACGATTGGGAGCACCTGCAGACATTCAGCAGCCACCCACTGGCGCGGCGTGAAATGCGCTGGACCGCACCGCCCAGCAAGAAAGTCGACAAGGACGTGTTTCACGCCGTGTTCGATAATGACAACCAGGGCCGGCCGATCATCAGCTACATCGACCAGTTCGTGCAGCCGAAGAATTTCGAGGAAGGCAACTGGCTGACCGATCTCTGTGAAGCGCTCGAAACCAGCCAACACAAAGTGTCGTTTTCGGTGCCGGTGGGTAGTTTCGTGTTGATCAACAATCATTTCTGGCTGCACGGACGGGACCGCTTCACCGCGCACCCGGGGCTGCGCCGCGAACTGATGCGCCAGCGTGGTTACTTCACCCACGCCAAGGTACTGCGCAACCCTCGCCAGTGA
- the lhgO gene encoding L-2-hydroxyglutarate oxidase — protein MYDFIIIGGGIIGMSTAMQLIKAYPDSRMLLLEKESGPAQHQTGHNSGVIHAGVYYTPGSLKAKFCLEGNRATKAFCDQQGIRYDECGKLLVATNELEMQRMKALWERTAANGLERRWLSAGQLREREPNISGIGGIFVPSSGIVNYAEVTAAMAREFQKCGGEIRYGTEVSGLEERPTEMLVKTKTGEFSGRFMVTCSGLMADRMVRMLGLDPGFSICPFRGEYYLLPEQHNRIVNHLIYPIPDPSMPFLGVHLTRMIDGSVTVGPNAVLALKREGYRKRDISLADTFAMLTNPGILKVLKDNLRPGLIEMKNSLFKRGYLQEVRKYCPSLTVQDLKPYPAGVRAQAVSKDGKLIEDFLFRNTRRSVNVCNAPSPAATSALPIGAYIIEQIDAQLLALPGFSKAKQSA, from the coding sequence ATGTACGACTTCATCATTATCGGCGGCGGCATCATCGGCATGTCCACGGCCATGCAGCTAATCAAGGCCTATCCCGACAGCAGGATGCTGTTGCTGGAAAAGGAATCAGGGCCGGCACAGCATCAAACCGGCCATAACAGTGGCGTAATCCACGCGGGTGTCTATTACACGCCCGGCAGCCTGAAGGCCAAGTTCTGCCTGGAGGGTAATCGGGCCACCAAGGCCTTCTGTGACCAGCAAGGCATCCGCTACGACGAGTGCGGCAAGCTGCTGGTGGCGACCAATGAGCTGGAAATGCAGCGGATGAAAGCGCTCTGGGAGCGCACCGCGGCCAATGGCTTGGAGCGGCGCTGGCTGTCTGCCGGGCAGTTGCGTGAGCGTGAGCCGAACATCAGCGGGATCGGCGGGATATTCGTGCCCTCCAGCGGCATCGTGAATTATGCCGAGGTCACCGCCGCCATGGCCCGCGAGTTCCAGAAGTGTGGCGGCGAAATTCGCTATGGCACCGAGGTCAGCGGCCTGGAAGAACGCCCCACGGAAATGCTGGTGAAAACCAAGACCGGCGAATTCAGCGGCCGCTTCATGGTCACCTGCTCAGGGCTGATGGCCGACCGCATGGTGCGCATGCTCGGCCTCGATCCAGGTTTCAGCATTTGCCCCTTCCGCGGCGAATACTATCTGCTGCCCGAGCAGCACAACCGGATCGTCAACCACCTGATTTACCCGATCCCGGATCCGTCGATGCCGTTCCTCGGCGTGCACCTGACCCGCATGATCGATGGCAGCGTGACCGTCGGCCCGAATGCGGTATTGGCGCTCAAGCGCGAGGGCTATCGCAAACGTGACATTTCGCTGGCCGACACCTTCGCGATGCTGACCAACCCAGGCATCCTCAAGGTGCTCAAAGACAACCTGCGCCCCGGCCTGATCGAGATGAAGAACTCGCTGTTCAAGCGCGGCTATCTGCAGGAAGTGCGTAAATACTGCCCCAGCCTCACGGTGCAAGATCTCAAGCCGTATCCGGCCGGGGTCCGCGCCCAAGCGGTCTCCAAGGATGGCAAGTTGATCGAGGACTTCCTGTTCCGCAATACCCGGCGCAGTGTCAACGTCTGCAACGCGCCGTCACCTGCGGCAACGTCTGCACTCCCGATCGGGGCTTACATCATCGAGCAAATCGACGCTCAGCTGCTGGCCCTGCCGGGTTTCAGCAAAGCCAAGCAGTCCGCCTAG